The following proteins come from a genomic window of Planctomycetota bacterium:
- a CDS encoding signal recognition particle receptor subunit alpha, producing MFESLTESLGAVFRKLSGRGRLTESNIEEGLQEVRRALLSADVNFKIVKDFIERVKAKAVGAEVLKSVNPTQQFIYIVQK from the coding sequence ATGTTCGAATCCCTGACGGAATCCCTCGGCGCCGTTTTCCGGAAACTCTCCGGCCGCGGGCGCCTGACCGAAAGCAACATCGAGGAGGGCCTCCAGGAAGTCCGCCGCGCCCTCCTCTCGGCCGACGTCAACTTCAAGATCGTCAAGGACTTCATCGAACGCGTCAAGGCCAAGGCCGTCGGCGCCGAAGTCCTCAAGAGCGTCAACCCCACCCAGCAGTTCATCTACATCGTCCAGAAG